In Gemmatimonadota bacterium, the following proteins share a genomic window:
- a CDS encoding S41 family peptidase has translation MSTLKKPKYAILLVFVAVGSFLLGSAADRTIHAADNIFSSTRLLMGVLNLVNDNYVEEVQPGELIYAAIDGMLEVLDPHSSFLSKESFAEMGERFSGKFYGIGIEFDVLDGFLYVISVIDESPSEAVGLQSGDRIVRIDGESAIGIKHDEVRQKLRGEKGTRVDVTIERPGVDERFDVTITRDSIPIRSVRTSFMLEDRTGYIQLIRFAKTTSRELETALDRLQQEGMERLILDLRGNSGGYLDQAVEVSSKFIPEGRVIVKTMGRNRSSNQTFKSISGVNHREMPLVILLDHRSASASEIVAGAVQDWDRGVIAGTRSFGKGLVQTLFAEPHLTDGSALKLTTARYYTPSGRMIQRDYKNKSFQEYVEGSFSEAGEAGEAGVAGEAGEAGEAGT, from the coding sequence ATGTCGACCCTGAAGAAACCGAAATACGCCATCCTGCTGGTCTTCGTCGCGGTCGGGTCGTTCCTGCTCGGCAGTGCGGCCGACAGGACGATCCATGCGGCGGACAACATCTTCTCGAGCACGAGGCTGCTGATGGGCGTGCTCAACCTGGTCAACGACAACTACGTGGAGGAAGTCCAGCCAGGCGAGTTGATCTACGCCGCGATCGACGGCATGCTCGAGGTGCTCGACCCCCATTCCAGCTTCCTGAGCAAGGAGAGCTTCGCCGAAATGGGCGAGCGCTTCAGCGGGAAGTTCTACGGTATCGGGATCGAGTTCGACGTATTGGATGGGTTTCTGTACGTGATTTCCGTGATCGACGAATCGCCGTCGGAAGCCGTCGGCCTGCAGTCCGGAGACCGAATCGTCCGGATCGACGGTGAATCGGCGATCGGCATCAAGCACGACGAGGTGAGGCAGAAGCTGCGCGGGGAGAAGGGAACCAGGGTGGACGTAACCATCGAACGGCCCGGTGTCGACGAGCGGTTCGACGTGACGATTACCCGGGACAGCATCCCCATTCGCAGTGTCAGGACGTCCTTCATGCTGGAAGACCGGACGGGATACATCCAGTTGATCCGGTTCGCCAAGACCACTTCCCGTGAACTGGAGACCGCCCTGGACAGGCTTCAGCAAGAAGGCATGGAACGGCTGATTCTCGACTTGAGAGGCAATTCAGGAGGATACCTGGACCAGGCGGTCGAAGTGTCCAGCAAGTTCATACCCGAAGGCCGCGTAATCGTCAAGACCATGGGAAGGAACCGGAGCTCAAACCAGACCTTCAAATCGATAAGCGGCGTAAACCACCGGGAAATGCCGCTGGTGATCCTGCTGGACCACCGCTCCGCCTCCGCTTCCGAAATCGTGGCGGGCGCCGTCCAGGACTGGGACCGGGGCGTAATCGCCGGAACCCGCAGCTTTGGCAAGGGCCTCGTTCAGACCCTCTTCGCGGAGCCTCACCTGACGGACGGTTCCGCGCTCAAGCTGACGACCGCCAGATACTACACCCCGAGCGGCCGGATGATCCAGCGGGACTATAAGAACAAGTCCTTCCAGGAATACGTCGAAGGCTCGTTCAGCGAGGCGGGCGAGGCCGGCGAGGCCGGCGTGGCCGGCGAGGCCGGCGAGGCCGGCGAGGCCGGTAC
- the purD gene encoding phosphoribosylamine--glycine ligase, translating into MNVLVVGKGGREHSLAWALRRSALVEDLYAAPGNPGIAALGDCVAIAPEDPRGIAVFARENGVDLVVVGPDGALEAGVVDAVESMGIRAFGPTRAAAEIEWSKVFAKRMMREEGIPTAAFAVFSDVDAARTYVNEQGAPIVIKADGLAAGKGALVCRTVEEAMKALDVVMTDRMFGDAGRNVVVEAFMEGEEASVFALTDGERVLPLVPSQDHKPIHDGDTGPNTGGMGAYAPAPVIDEGAMRDILERIIEPAVRGMKTRGRPFRGVLYCGIMMTGQGPMVVEFNSRFGDPEAQVILPLLEDDFAELAVGISEGRMPARPLTWKRKAATCVVVASGGYPGEYEKGMEISGLDRLDAMDDVFAFHADTASRDGKLVTNGGRIVGVTALADDLAGSIDRAYEAVDRVRFENRYFRRDIGQKGLRRIDRSDSKP; encoded by the coding sequence ATGAACGTTCTTGTCGTCGGCAAGGGAGGAAGAGAGCACTCGCTGGCCTGGGCGCTTCGCAGGTCGGCCCTCGTGGAAGACCTGTACGCCGCACCGGGCAATCCGGGAATCGCAGCGCTTGGAGACTGCGTCGCCATCGCACCGGAAGACCCGCGCGGGATCGCCGTTTTTGCCCGCGAAAACGGGGTGGACCTGGTGGTGGTGGGACCTGACGGCGCACTGGAAGCCGGCGTGGTCGACGCGGTGGAAAGCATGGGGATACGGGCCTTCGGTCCGACACGGGCGGCCGCCGAAATCGAATGGAGCAAGGTGTTCGCCAAGCGGATGATGCGGGAGGAGGGCATTCCCACGGCCGCGTTCGCAGTGTTTTCGGACGTGGACGCGGCGCGGACGTACGTGAACGAACAGGGTGCGCCGATCGTGATCAAAGCCGACGGCCTGGCCGCCGGCAAGGGCGCGCTGGTATGCCGGACTGTCGAAGAAGCCATGAAGGCCCTTGACGTGGTGATGACCGACAGGATGTTCGGCGATGCGGGCCGGAACGTGGTCGTGGAGGCCTTCATGGAAGGCGAGGAGGCGTCCGTATTCGCGTTGACCGATGGCGAACGGGTCCTTCCGCTGGTCCCGTCGCAGGATCACAAGCCCATCCATGACGGCGATACGGGGCCCAACACCGGGGGCATGGGCGCTTACGCACCGGCGCCGGTCATCGATGAGGGCGCGATGCGGGACATCCTGGAACGGATCATCGAACCCGCGGTTCGTGGCATGAAAACACGCGGACGGCCTTTCAGAGGGGTGTTGTACTGCGGTATCATGATGACCGGTCAGGGCCCAATGGTCGTGGAGTTCAACAGCCGATTCGGCGATCCCGAGGCCCAGGTCATCCTGCCGCTCCTCGAAGACGATTTCGCGGAACTGGCGGTCGGGATCAGCGAGGGCAGGATGCCGGCCCGGCCCCTGACCTGGAAGCGGAAGGCCGCGACCTGCGTGGTGGTAGCCTCCGGTGGATATCCCGGCGAATACGAGAAAGGGATGGAGATAAGCGGGCTGGACCGGTTGGACGCGATGGACGATGTTTTCGCCTTTCATGCCGATACGGCCAGTCGGGACGGAAAACTGGTGACCAACGGCGGCAGGATCGTTGGCGTGACGGCCCTGGCCGACGATCTCGCGGGTTCCATCGACCGGGCCTACGAGGCGGTGGACCGGGTTCGGTTCGAGAACCGGTATTTCCGCAGAGACATCGGCCAAAAGGGCCTGCGCAGGATCGATCGATCGGATTCGAAACCATGA
- a CDS encoding threonylcarbamoyl-AMP synthase produces MKVLAVDPERPDGTALKEAAGIVRAGGLVAFPTETVYGLGADGTNPDAIRRVYEAKGREESKPILVLVSHRKDLARLVRCIPAGVHAVMDACWPGPLTLVFPALDRVPRELLGGGATIGVRHSGAAIAGALCRAAGGPVTAPSANRSGEPEPLTAEDVAAQLGDRVDLILDGGRSPSDQPSTVVDVSTGTPRLIRAGCTPFERVEDAWRP; encoded by the coding sequence ATGAAGGTGTTGGCTGTCGATCCGGAGCGGCCGGACGGTACCGCACTGAAGGAGGCCGCGGGCATAGTCCGCGCCGGGGGCCTCGTGGCTTTTCCGACCGAAACGGTATATGGATTGGGCGCGGACGGAACCAATCCCGACGCGATCCGGCGGGTCTATGAAGCCAAGGGCCGGGAGGAATCGAAGCCGATCCTGGTACTCGTATCCCATAGGAAGGACCTGGCCCGCCTGGTCCGGTGCATCCCCGCAGGTGTCCATGCGGTGATGGACGCCTGCTGGCCCGGACCGTTGACGCTGGTCTTTCCCGCGCTGGACCGCGTGCCGCGGGAACTGCTGGGCGGGGGCGCCACGATCGGGGTCAGGCACAGCGGCGCGGCGATCGCGGGGGCCCTGTGCCGTGCTGCGGGAGGCCCCGTGACCGCACCCAGTGCCAACCGCTCCGGTGAGCCGGAACCCCTTACGGCGGAGGACGTGGCCGCCCAGCTGGGCGACCGGGTCGACCTGATTCTCGATGGCGGACGATCGCCTTCGGACCAGCCTTCGACGGTTGTGGACGTATCCACGGGCACGCCGCGCCTGATCCGCGCGGGGTGTACACCATTTGAACGTGTCGAGGACGCCTGGCGTCCTTGA
- a CDS encoding DEAD/DEAH box helicase, translating into MQDGTLGVSLPDLKNPLIVQSDRTILVEVDHPRYEDARDALARFAELEKSPEHIHVYRLSPLSLWNAASAGMNADGVLESLESLSKYEIPQNIRREIYDFIDRYGQLRLQKEDGRLILESDDPALIAEVSGLPSVKQFLAQPLDERRVQVGDRYRGHIKQALIKVGFPVEDLAGYVEGAPLEINLRTASGDRKSFTMRDYQQDAVGAFHMNGEPQGGNGVIVLPCGAGKTIVALGAMAVLKCHTLVLTANTVALRQWREELIEKTSLSEEHIGEYSGETKQIRPVTLATYQILTYRKSKGDEFEHFGLFDQKGWGLIIYDEVHLLPAPVFRYTAEIQARRRLGLTATLVREDGREDDVFSLIGPRRYDMPWKLLERQGWIAEAYCREIRIDLPEARRMSYAVANRRDKFRIASENSRKTEIIRALLEQHPSDQVLIIGLYVRQLKQIAALFDFPLITGSTPLQARLDLYTRFRNGELKRLVVSKVANFAIDLPDANVAIQISGTFGSRQEEAQRLGRILRPKADGSAAIFYSLITRNTLDQDYAVNRQLFLTEQGYQYTIHDVSEVRA; encoded by the coding sequence ATGCAGGACGGAACCCTGGGGGTTTCCTTGCCTGACTTGAAGAATCCACTGATCGTACAGAGCGACCGTACCATCCTCGTCGAAGTCGACCATCCGCGCTACGAGGATGCCAGGGACGCACTTGCCCGGTTCGCGGAACTGGAAAAGTCCCCGGAGCACATCCACGTATACCGTCTGAGCCCGCTGTCCCTGTGGAACGCCGCCTCGGCCGGCATGAACGCCGACGGCGTGCTCGAATCGCTCGAAAGCCTGAGCAAGTACGAGATCCCGCAGAACATCCGCCGCGAGATTTACGATTTCATCGACCGGTACGGGCAGCTACGGCTGCAGAAGGAAGACGGCAGGCTGATCCTCGAGTCCGACGACCCCGCCCTGATCGCGGAAGTTTCCGGGCTGCCCTCGGTCAAGCAGTTCCTCGCGCAGCCCCTGGACGAGCGCAGGGTGCAGGTGGGAGACCGGTACCGGGGCCACATCAAGCAGGCGCTGATCAAGGTCGGATTTCCCGTGGAAGACCTGGCGGGATACGTCGAAGGCGCCCCGCTGGAAATCAACCTGCGCACCGCTTCGGGAGACCGGAAGTCCTTCACCATGCGGGACTACCAGCAGGACGCGGTCGGCGCGTTTCACATGAACGGAGAACCGCAGGGAGGCAACGGGGTCATCGTGCTGCCCTGCGGCGCCGGGAAGACCATCGTGGCCCTCGGGGCGATGGCCGTGTTGAAGTGCCACACCCTCGTGCTGACGGCCAATACGGTGGCCCTGCGCCAGTGGCGGGAGGAGTTGATCGAGAAGACCTCGCTGTCGGAAGAGCATATCGGAGAGTATTCGGGTGAAACGAAACAGATCCGGCCCGTAACCCTGGCCACCTACCAGATCCTGACCTACAGGAAGAGCAAGGGGGACGAATTCGAGCATTTCGGCCTCTTCGACCAGAAAGGCTGGGGCCTAATCATCTACGACGAGGTCCATCTGCTCCCCGCCCCCGTTTTCCGGTACACGGCCGAAATCCAGGCCCGCCGTCGCCTCGGGCTCACCGCGACGCTGGTTCGCGAAGACGGCCGGGAGGACGACGTCTTCAGCCTGATCGGCCCCCGCAGATACGACATGCCGTGGAAGCTCCTTGAGCGCCAGGGCTGGATCGCGGAGGCGTACTGCCGTGAAATCCGGATCGATCTGCCCGAAGCGCGGCGCATGTCCTACGCCGTGGCCAATCGCCGCGACAAGTTCAGGATTGCCTCGGAGAACAGCCGCAAGACCGAGATCATTCGCGCCTTGCTGGAACAGCATCCATCGGACCAGGTCCTGATCATCGGTCTGTACGTGAGGCAGCTCAAGCAGATCGCCGCGTTGTTCGACTTTCCCCTGATCACCGGCAGCACGCCGCTTCAGGCCCGCCTCGATCTGTATACCCGGTTCAGAAACGGCGAACTCAAGCGCCTCGTGGTGTCCAAGGTCGCGAACTTCGCCATCGACCTGCCGGACGCCAACGTGGCGATACAGATTTCGGGCACCTTCGGGTCCCGCCAGGAGGAAGCCCAGCGGCTGGGCCGGATCCTCCGTCCCAAGGCGGACGGCTCCGCCGCCATATTCTATTCGCTCATTACGCGGAACACCCTGGACCAGGACTATGCCGTGAACCGCCAGCTCTTTCTGACAGAACAGGGCTACCAGTATACCATCCACGACGTGAGCGAAGTGCGGGCATGA